The Pecten maximus chromosome 12, xPecMax1.1, whole genome shotgun sequence genome includes a region encoding these proteins:
- the LOC117338975 gene encoding formin-like protein 20: protein MAESSHGQEGGSSARAGLPLAEYPFTPFEFVKIETECKIKVYPNPFHRQQALLPNLPLPAGFTPEPSPASRLYSRTFPRQQALLPNLPLPAGFTPKPSPASRLYSRTFPYQQALLPNHPLATGFTHKPSPGSRLYSQTFPRQQALLPNLPPSAGFTPKPPPGSRLYSRTFHLQQALHPNLSPPAGFTAEPSPASRLYSRTFPCQQALLPNLPLPAGFTPEPSPASRLYSRTFPRQQALLPNLPLPAGFTPKPSPASRLYSRTFPYQQALLPNHPLATGFTHKPSPGSRLYSQTFPRQQALLPNLPPSAGFTPKPPPGSRLYSRTFHLQQALHPNLSPPAGFTPEPSPTSRLYSRTFPRQQALLPNLPPPAGFTPEPSPASRLYSQTFPRQQALLPKPSPASRLYSRTFPRQQALLPNLPPCQQALLPNLPPPAGFTPKPPPGSRLYSPNLPLPAGFTPKPSPASRLYSQTTPWQQALLTNLPLAAGFTHKPSPASRLYSRTFPYQQALLPNHPLAAGFTHKPSPGTALLHQTFPASRLTSPEPSPNQQALHYLLPEPHPLAQALNSTNLSPGSSLLTHKHSARHQALLPPLPPSQSLNTSPKPPPWQQALLTRTFHLQQSHTPDFYRQQLYYSRTFPRQQALLPNQAPWAAGFNHYSQNLSFTSSALLLYLLNLSPGPASFTPEPSPASRLYSLTSPASRLYSRTFPCQQALLPNLPPSAGFTPKPPPGSRLYSRTFHLQQALLLNLPLPAGFTPGPSPASRLYSQTFPYQQALLPNLPLPAGFTHKPSPASRLYSQTFLRQQAFLQNLPLSAGFTPKPSPASRLYSQTFPYQQALLQNLPPPAGFTHKPSPAIRLYSQTFPWQQVLHPNLSPPAGFTPKPSPGSRLYSQTFPWQQALLPNLPLPAGFTPEPSPASRLYSRTFPRQQALLPNLPPASRLYSQTFPYQQALLPNLHLPADFTPKPSPASRLYSQTFPWQQALLPNLPLAAGFTPKPPLASRLYSQTFPRQQTLLPNLPLAAGFTPKPPPASRLYSQTFPRQQALLPNLPPPAGFTPKPSPGSRLYSQTFPWQQALLPNLPLPAGFTPKPPLASSLAL from the exons AAAGTTTACCCCAACCCCTTTCACCGCCAGCAGGCTTTACTGCCGAACCTTCCCCTGCCAGCAGGCTTTACTCCCGAACCTTCCCCTGCCAGCAGGCTTTACTCCCGAACCTTCCCCCGCCAGCAGGCTTTACTCCCGAACCTTCCCCTGCCAGCAGGCTTTACTCCCAAACCTTCCCCCGCCAGCAGGCTTTACTCCCGAACCTTCCCCTACCAGCAGGCTTTACTCCCTAACCACCCCCTGGCAACAGGCTTTACTCACAAACCTTCCCCTGGCAGCAGGCTTTACTCACAAACCTTCCCCCGCCAGCAGGCTTTACTCCCGAACCTTCCCCCGTCAGCAGGCTTTACTCCCAAACCACCCCCTGGCAGCAGGCTTTACTCCCGAACCTTTCACCTCCAGCAAGCTTTACACCCGAACCTTTCACCGCCAGCAGGCTTTACTGCCGAACCTTCCCCTGCCAGCAGGCTTTACTCCCGAACCTTCCCCTGCCAGCAGGCTTTACTCCCAAACCTTCCCCTACCAGCAGGCTTTACTCCCGAACCTTCCCCTGCCAGCAGGCTTTACTCCCGAACCTTCCCCCGCCAGCAGGCTTTACTCCCGAACCTTCCCCTGCCAGCAGGCTTTACTCCCAAACCTTCCCCCGCCAGCAGGCTTTACTCCCGAACCTTCCCCTACCAGCAGGCTTTACTCCCTAACCACCCCCTGGCAACAGGCTTTACTCACAAACCTTCCCCTGGCAGCAGGCTTTACTCACAAACCTTCCCCCGCCAGCAGGCTTTACTCCCGAACCTTCCCCCGTCAGCAGGCTTTACTCCCAAACCACCCCCTGGCAGCAGGCTTTACTCCCGAACCTTTCACCTCCAGCAAGCTTTACACCCGAACCTTTCACCGCCAGCAGGCTTTACTCCCGAACCTTCCCCTACCAGCAGGCTTTACTCCCGAACCTTCCCCCGCCAGCAGGCTTTACTCCCGAACCTTCCCCCGCCAGCAGGCTTTACTCCCGAACCTTCCCCTGCCAGCAGGCTTTACTCCCAAACCTTCCCCCGCCAGCAGGCTTTACTCCCGAAACCTTCCCCCGCCAGCAGGCTTTACTCCCGAACCTTCCCCCGCCAGCAGGCTTTACTCCCGAACCTTCCCCCTTGCCAGCAGGCTTTACTCCCAAACCTTCCCCCGCCAGCAGGCTTTACTCCCAAACCACCCCCTGGCAGCAGGCTTTACTCACCAAACCTTCCCCTACCAGCAGGCTTTACTCCCAAACCTTCCCCCGCCAGCAGGCTTTACTCCCAAACCACCCCCTGGCAGCAGGCTTTACTCACAAACCTTCCCCTGGCAGCAGGCTTTACTCACAAACCTTCCCCCGCCAGCAGGCTTTACTCCCGAACCTTCCCCTACCAGCAGGCTTTACTCCCAAACCACCCCCTGGCAGCAGGCTTTACTCACAAACCTTCCCCTGGCACAGCTTTACTCCACCAAACCTTCCCCGCCAGCAGGCTAACCTCTCCCGAACCTTCCCCTAACCAGCAGGCTTTACACTACCTCCTCCCAGAACCACACCCCCTGGCGCAGGCTTTAAACTCCACAAACCTATCCCCTGGCAGCAGTCTTTTAACTCACAAACATTCCGCCCGCCATCAGGCTTTACTCCCGCCCCTTCCCCCGTCGCAGTCTTTAAACACTTCTCCCAAACCACCCCCCTGGCAGCAGGCTTTACTTACCCGAACCTTTCACCTCCAGCAATCT CACACACCCGACTTTTACCGCCAGCAGCTTTACTACTCCCGAACCTTCCCCCGTCAGCAGGCTTTACTCCCAAACCAAGCCCCCTGGGCAGCAGGCTTTAACCACTACTCCCAGAACCTTTCATTCACCTCCAGCGCTTTACTACTTTACCTCCTGAACCTTTCCCCTGGCCCAGCAAGCTTTACTCCTGAACCTTCCCCTGCCAGCAGGCTTTACTCCCTGACCTCCCCTGCCAGCAGGCTTTACTCCCGAACCTTCCCCTGCCAGCAGGCTTTACTCCCGAACCTTCCCCCGTCAGCAGGCTTTACTCCCAAACCACCCCCTGGCAGCAGGCTTTACTCCCGAACCTTTCACCTCCAGCAAGCTTTACTCCTGAACCTTCCCCTGCCAGCAGGCTTTACTCCCGGACCTTCCCCTGCCAGCAGGCTTTACTCCCAAACCTTCCCCTACCAGCAGGCTTTACTCCCGAACCTTCCCCTGCCAGCAGGCTTTACTCACAAACCTTCCCCCGCCAGCAGGCTTTACTCCCAAACCTTCCTCCGCCAGCAGGCTTTTCTCCAAAACCTTCCCCTATCAGCAGGCTTTACTCCCAAACCTTCCCCCGCCAGCAGGCTTTACTCCCAAACCTTCCCCTACCAGCAGGCTTTACTCCAAAACCTTCCCCCGCCAGCAGGCTTTACTCACAAACCTTCCCCCGCCATCAGGCTTTACTCCCAAACCTTCCCCTGGCAGCAAGTTTTACACCCGAACCTTTCACCGCCAGCAGGCTTTACTCCCAAACCTTCCCCTGGCAGCAGGCTTTACTCCCAAACCTTCCCCTGGCAGCAGGCTTTACTCCCAAACCTTCCCCTGCCAGCAGGCTTTACTCCCGAACCTTCCCCCGCCAGCAGGCTTTACTCCCGAACCTTCCCCCGCCAGCAGGCTTTACTCCCGAACCTTCCCCCTGCCAGCAGGCTTTACTCCCAAACCTTCCCCTACCAGCAGGCTTTACTCCCGAACCTCCACTTGCCAGCAGACTTTACTCCCAAACCTTCCCCCGCCAGCAGACTTTACTCCCAAACCTTCCCCTGGCAGCAGGCTTTACTCCCAAACCTTCCCCTAGCAGCAGGCTTTACTCCCAAACCTCCACTTGCCAGCAGACTTTACTCCCAAACCTTCCCCCGCCAGCAGACTTTACTCCCAAACCTTCCCCTGGCAGCAGGCTTTACTCCCAAACCACCCCCTGCCAGCAGGCTTTACTCACAAACCTTCCCCCGCCAACAGGCTTTACTCCCAAACCTTCCCCCGCCAGCAGGCTTTACTCCCAAACCTTCCCCTGGCAGCAGGCTTTACTCCCAAACCTTCCCCTGGCAGCAGGCTTTACTCCCAAACCTTCCCCTGCCAGCAGGCTTTACTCCCAAACCTCCACTTGCCAGCAGTCTTGCTCTCTAA